ATAAATTATCCTTAAGGTAGTCTTCGATATAATCCGAAGCTGTTTTTTTTATTTGTTGTACTGTGTGAAGGTAACGTTGAGTAGTATTAATATGCGAATGTCCAAGGTATTCCTGAACTTGTTGTAAGGAAGCTCCGCTAAGTAAGGCTAATGTTGCACTGGTATGTCTGAACCAATGAGGAGTTACTTTTTTCTCCAGGTTGCTTTTTTCGCGAGCTTTCTGAATAACCTTCTCAATCAGCCTTACCGAATAAGGGAATAGCTGTTTATCTCGCGAGTTCTTATTTATTTTGGTATTATGAGAGTATTGTTTCAGCAAATTCCATAACATTTGCGGAACTTTCACTTCACGTTCTTTTTCACCTTTTCCATTAACAGTTAGCCAAATTGAAGTTTCTTCCGGATCCATATGGAAATGCCCCCATTCTATCGAAATTAATTCAGATACCCTTAGTCCCAATAAAACAAGAGTTAATCCGATTAAATAATCGCGAAATCCTTGCTTTCTCAGTTGCTCCAACAGATAAATAACCTCACGTTTTGTTAAATAATGATTTTTACTATTAACTGTAATTTTAGGTAAACGTATGCAAGTTGTTGGATCATGATCAAAAATGCCTATATTGGGATCACTTCCC
The genomic region above belongs to Ferviditalea candida and contains:
- a CDS encoding tyrosine-type recombinase/integrase; protein product: MRKSEKNEENINLLREVYKLMQPQVIFPQQPHAVNYEADSDEQIINMFLASSYRSKYTIRNYKNAINKFRNFIGNKSLKDITWKEIEVYKIGLVQGFFSRSNKPQRPATVAIYIAPLRSLYKWGSDPNIGIFDHDPTTCIRLPKITVNSKNHYLTKREVIYLLEQLRKQGFRDYLIGLTLVLLGLRVSELISIEWGHFHMDPEETSIWLTVNGKGEKEREVKVPQMLWNLLKQYSHNTKINKNSRDKQLFPYSVRLIEKVIQKAREKSNLEKKVTPHWFRHTSATLALLSGASLQQVQEYLGHSHINTTQRYLHTVQQIKKTASDYIEDYLKDNL